In Rheinheimera sp. MM224, one DNA window encodes the following:
- a CDS encoding YkgJ family cysteine cluster protein: MQQLRDTASRLMILNDEIAQTYSRYQNDRKLFCRSGCGECCLHPGIEASVLEMLPLALHLYDAGLAESTLEALQQHTQDGCFFYQASSEDRKSGQCGVYPYRPAVCRMFGAAGYRGREGEVLLSICKVIRADEPEAVIATEQSLSSETPPMMRNHKAQIAQLDYELSKENMPIKQATEAALEKVLTKAYYASFAE, encoded by the coding sequence ATGCAGCAGCTGCGCGACACCGCTTCCCGGTTAATGATCCTGAACGACGAAATTGCCCAGACTTATAGTCGTTATCAAAACGATCGTAAGCTGTTTTGCCGCAGTGGTTGTGGTGAATGTTGTCTGCATCCGGGCATTGAAGCTTCGGTACTGGAAATGCTGCCTTTGGCTTTGCATTTGTATGATGCTGGCCTTGCAGAAAGCACATTGGAGGCTTTGCAACAGCATACTCAGGATGGCTGCTTTTTTTATCAGGCCTCTTCAGAAGATCGTAAAAGTGGCCAGTGTGGTGTTTACCCTTATCGCCCGGCAGTGTGCCGTATGTTTGGTGCTGCGGGTTATCGTGGCCGCGAAGGCGAAGTCTTGCTATCGATTTGCAAAGTGATACGGGCAGATGAACCTGAAGCAGTGATAGCGACAGAACAAAGTCTGAGCAGTGAAACTCCACCTATGATGCGTAATCACAAAGCTCAAATAGCTCAGCTGGATTATGAACTCAGCAAAGAAAATATGCCGATTAAACAAGCCACAGAAGCGGCTTTAGAAAAAGTACTGACCAAAGCTTATTACGCTTCTTTTGCTGAATAA
- a CDS encoding serine hydrolase domain-containing protein translates to MKRTLLVAIKILLSLGLLFAATHNLTAQALAAESKPIHTDSQQKLSGKIIFSTTAKAIESYQATELIQRFELNSTKSLYFNAVLDQPLTAYLQQLAPELSAEEANKNGNYQFTFYVDGSVVYTESLNLAAGLSTEKSNHKVLMKPFFSEANEDSWGRFLWMRFMHFGGEQALTEGVHTLKIEIRPYIKTADIKIGNLIAAGEISVQVVKPKASEQQIAIQPIKATHDWVISKDSYNKDLIRAMNKKIAEKEFKDISSVVVIKDGALLLEEYFNGSERASLHDPRSVGKSFASTMLGIAIHEGFIQSEKQSLSEFYPLKNYQNYSEKKANISLKDLMTMTSGFAGDDSDSASQGNEENMYPTPDWVKFTLDLPMQNPTSPVKEWSYFTAGVVVLGDILQKTVPQGLEAYADKKLFAPLGISKYEWQYTPQKVANTAGGIRLRALDFAKYGQLYKNGGSWGKQQIIPADWVKASLAKQVARTEQKDGGHYGYLFWNDTIPSGQQSYEVAYASGNGGNKIFIFKDIPLVIVITAKAYNKAYGHPQVAQMISEYLLPAILH, encoded by the coding sequence ATGAAGAGAACACTGTTAGTCGCTATAAAAATTCTGCTTTCTTTGGGCCTGCTTTTTGCTGCAACTCATAATCTGACAGCACAGGCATTGGCTGCAGAATCAAAACCAATTCACACTGATAGTCAGCAAAAGCTCTCAGGAAAAATCATTTTCTCAACCACAGCCAAAGCTATAGAGTCATACCAAGCCACTGAGTTAATCCAGAGATTTGAGCTCAATAGCACAAAAAGCCTGTATTTTAATGCTGTACTAGACCAGCCCCTTACTGCCTATTTGCAGCAATTAGCACCAGAATTATCTGCTGAAGAAGCAAACAAAAACGGCAATTATCAATTTACCTTTTATGTTGATGGATCAGTGGTTTACACCGAGAGTTTAAACCTGGCGGCAGGCTTATCCACTGAAAAGTCCAACCACAAAGTGCTGATGAAGCCGTTTTTTAGTGAAGCCAACGAAGACTCCTGGGGGCGTTTTTTATGGATGCGCTTTATGCATTTCGGTGGAGAACAAGCCCTGACCGAAGGCGTTCATACACTGAAAATAGAAATCAGACCCTACATCAAAACAGCTGATATAAAAATTGGTAACTTGATTGCTGCAGGTGAAATTTCAGTGCAGGTGGTAAAACCCAAAGCTTCGGAGCAGCAAATAGCTATTCAACCCATTAAGGCCACCCATGACTGGGTTATATCTAAAGACAGCTACAACAAAGATTTGATCAGAGCGATGAACAAAAAAATTGCCGAAAAAGAGTTCAAAGACATTAGCAGTGTGGTTGTGATTAAAGATGGTGCTTTGTTACTGGAAGAATACTTTAATGGCAGTGAACGTGCATCCTTGCATGACCCGCGCTCTGTGGGTAAAAGCTTTGCTTCCACTATGCTGGGCATAGCTATCCATGAAGGCTTTATTCAAAGCGAAAAGCAAAGTCTGAGTGAGTTTTACCCGCTAAAGAACTACCAAAACTACTCAGAAAAGAAAGCCAATATCAGCCTGAAAGACCTGATGACAATGACTTCGGGTTTTGCCGGAGATGATTCAGACTCAGCCTCCCAAGGCAATGAAGAAAACATGTATCCAACACCAGACTGGGTTAAATTCACACTGGATTTACCTATGCAAAATCCAACATCCCCGGTGAAAGAATGGAGCTACTTTACTGCTGGTGTCGTGGTATTAGGCGACATACTACAAAAAACTGTGCCACAAGGCCTTGAAGCTTATGCCGATAAAAAGCTGTTTGCACCCTTAGGTATTAGCAAATACGAGTGGCAATACACCCCACAAAAAGTGGCCAATACAGCCGGAGGCATACGTTTAAGGGCCTTGGATTTTGCCAAATATGGCCAACTGTATAAAAATGGCGGCAGCTGGGGCAAGCAACAAATTATTCCTGCAGACTGGGTAAAAGCGAGTTTAGCTAAGCAGGTGGCACGGACAGAGCAAAAGGATGGTGGTCATTATGGCTATTTATTCTGGAACGATACCATTCCGTCGGGCCAGCAGTCGTATGAAGTGGCTTATGCCAGCGGCAATGGCGGCAATAAGATCTTTATTTTCAAAGACATTCCGCTGGTTATAGTGATTACTGCCAAAGCCTATAACAAAGCTTATGGCCACCCCCAGGTAGCGCAGATGATAAGCGAATATCTTTTGCCGGCTATTCTGCACTAG
- a CDS encoding sigma-54-dependent transcriptional regulator — protein sequence MFNATTPNPARILIVDDEPAFRLLAERFLQQQGYQVAGAANLDETRTKLQQFDADLILLDLALPPAFDPAHTLAAVPEFSMRPVIILTGHAERELALQAIAQGAWDFIAKPIDPELLAVVVKRAITKHQLEKEVRQLKQGLQQHSFLPKLAGHSRHMETVRTLVQRIAPTEVRVLVTGPSGTGKEVISRALHELSPRAEKAFVSVHCGAIPADLLESELFGYVKGAFTGADKDRQGLLKLADGGTLFLDEIGEMPLAMQVKLLRVLQEGTFYPVGGREQQKIDIRLVSATNANLPDLVKQGKFREDLYYRIKGVTIETVALDERREDIPLLIQFFLEQLSAQYGQKLQLESAAISWFLQKHWPGNVRELKNTLESVAAIAQQGVIRVADIQLLHLEHQSMDTDTELVPGSDLSSLDEQVKALEIRLIQQAMAQYKGNKSQASRVLGISRQGLLKKIERYGLTDLGDD from the coding sequence ATGTTTAATGCAACAACGCCAAACCCGGCGCGCATTTTAATTGTTGATGATGAACCTGCTTTTCGTTTATTGGCCGAACGTTTTTTACAGCAACAGGGTTATCAGGTAGCCGGAGCCGCAAATCTGGACGAAACCCGCACTAAATTACAGCAATTTGATGCAGATTTAATTTTGCTCGATCTGGCTTTACCGCCAGCCTTTGACCCGGCTCACACCCTAGCTGCGGTGCCTGAGTTTTCCATGCGGCCGGTGATTATTTTAACTGGGCATGCCGAACGCGAGCTGGCGCTGCAGGCCATAGCACAAGGCGCATGGGACTTTATTGCCAAGCCAATAGATCCGGAGTTACTGGCTGTAGTGGTGAAACGCGCTATCACTAAACATCAGCTGGAAAAAGAAGTACGGCAGTTAAAGCAAGGTTTACAGCAACATAGCTTTTTACCGAAATTGGCTGGCCATTCGCGACATATGGAAACAGTTCGCACCTTAGTGCAACGTATAGCTCCGACTGAAGTACGGGTCTTGGTGACAGGGCCATCCGGTACAGGCAAAGAAGTAATTTCACGTGCTTTGCATGAACTAAGCCCTCGCGCAGAAAAAGCTTTTGTTTCAGTGCACTGTGGCGCTATTCCAGCTGATTTATTAGAAAGTGAGCTGTTTGGTTATGTCAAAGGGGCTTTTACCGGCGCAGATAAAGACCGGCAGGGCTTATTAAAACTTGCTGATGGCGGCACCTTGTTCCTCGACGAAATTGGTGAAATGCCGCTAGCGATGCAGGTGAAGTTATTGCGGGTGTTGCAGGAAGGCACCTTTTATCCTGTCGGTGGACGCGAGCAGCAAAAAATTGATATCCGTCTGGTGTCAGCAACCAATGCCAATCTGCCGGATTTAGTCAAACAAGGTAAGTTTCGCGAAGATCTGTATTACCGTATCAAAGGCGTCACTATCGAAACTGTGGCTTTGGATGAGCGGCGCGAAGATATTCCATTACTGATCCAGTTTTTTCTGGAGCAGCTCAGTGCGCAGTATGGTCAGAAACTGCAGTTGGAGTCGGCTGCAATCAGTTGGTTTTTGCAAAAGCACTGGCCTGGCAATGTGCGCGAATTAAAGAATACGCTGGAAAGCGTCGCTGCTATAGCACAGCAAGGTGTGATCCGTGTCGCAGATATTCAGTTGCTACATCTGGAACATCAAAGCATGGATACAGACACTGAATTGGTGCCTGGATCGGACTTAAGTAGTCTGGATGAACAGGTGAAAGCTTTGGAGATCCGTTTAATTCAGCAAGCTATGGCCCAATATAAAGGCAATAAGAGCCAGGCCTCACGTGTTCTGGGCATTTCCCGCCAGGGCTTACTGAAAAAAATTGAGCGTTATGGGCTGACTGATTTGGGAGATGATTAG
- a CDS encoding CBS domain-containing protein: MKKLNLFNVDVIDHLVQPAEFAEANVNSAALDFVSDFKTTSPMMIDANTCAVEAEDMMNHEHTKLKLVIDANQELIGLISYEQLSIQNVLQRLGKGVNRTDLTVADLMRPRAEIKALAYEQIKHCTIGDVLNTLQHNGEQHCLVIDTESHHIRGVISASDIASRLHIPVHIEKAPTFLNIFDRMYA, translated from the coding sequence ATGAAAAAGTTAAATTTATTCAACGTTGATGTAATAGACCATTTAGTTCAGCCAGCCGAATTTGCCGAAGCAAATGTAAACTCAGCAGCGCTGGATTTTGTGTCTGACTTTAAGACCACCAGCCCAATGATGATTGATGCTAATACCTGTGCAGTCGAAGCAGAGGATATGATGAATCATGAACATACCAAATTAAAACTGGTAATAGACGCCAATCAGGAATTGATTGGTTTAATCAGCTACGAACAGTTGTCTATCCAGAATGTACTGCAACGTTTAGGCAAAGGCGTGAATCGCACTGACTTAACAGTGGCCGATTTAATGCGTCCACGCGCTGAAATCAAAGCTTTGGCTTATGAGCAAATCAAACACTGCACTATCGGTGATGTGCTGAACACATTGCAGCACAATGGTGAGCAGCACTGTTTAGTGATAGATACCGAATCTCACCACATCCGCGGTGTGATATCCGCAAGCGATATCGCCAGCCGTTTGCATATTCCGGTTCATATTGAAAAAGCTCCGACTTTTTTAAATATTTTTGACCGTATGTATGCCTGA
- a CDS encoding sensor histidine kinase, with product MDLILAFELMMLVTSACAALMSGWLWWHSRYQRTLAGLAGFGAMMALWCLGHVFVLHDQMQLGRSLLLANPLMPTFFLHFALRFVEQDQVKAPWLSWARRHIGWLYFLTALVVLLSWSLDAGDVLQSSALGQVFVFHSYGFLNLLYTVALGILAHAVLWYGWRYHQGNKKRSIVAMFLAGGWGLLLATPVVFPSFGLDWFPYPMLLLPSYPVLLVYGVVRYQMLAVNALANRALLWLVMSLLLLLLMALVSSVFGQLGMKALASVPGWQLWLYSSLVLLLTAACYRPVAKLAERLIYPGATLDQALINTWRQQLAQCQNWTVLSETAAELLSTALKQKVQVQLPAATAGRVTDGVADARQLHIRCYTQRGQWQVELLGWDDMTPGIRLMAQVFGSLLGSSCELLAQSLQLAEAEKQQLSQQHLVEMGALAASMAHELRNPLNIISMASAGVDAELRGHIQQQLKRADRLISDMLVYSGRLQLQYSQIELEPLLQSLLQQFDWQQVKLELKVPSGLMLKADQHRVQQVFLNLFDNANAFLRNQADATLSVDVTLIGDVIQVRVHNNGPALDISLTTEQLFRPFISKRSGGSGLGLAIVKRIMDAHQGQICFRTDLGWPVSFELLFPKDTPDV from the coding sequence GTGGATTTGATTTTAGCTTTTGAGCTGATGATGTTAGTCACCAGCGCTTGCGCTGCGCTGATGTCGGGCTGGCTCTGGTGGCATTCGCGTTATCAGCGCACACTTGCAGGTCTGGCGGGTTTTGGTGCCATGATGGCGCTGTGGTGTCTGGGTCATGTTTTTGTGTTGCATGATCAGATGCAATTAGGCCGCAGCCTGTTATTGGCTAATCCTTTGATGCCTACTTTTTTCCTGCATTTTGCCTTGAGGTTTGTTGAACAGGATCAGGTGAAAGCTCCCTGGTTAAGCTGGGCGAGACGTCATATTGGCTGGTTGTATTTTCTAACCGCTTTGGTGGTGTTGCTGAGCTGGAGTCTTGATGCTGGTGATGTGCTGCAAAGCTCAGCCTTGGGCCAGGTTTTTGTATTTCACTCCTACGGTTTTTTAAATCTGCTGTATACAGTCGCTCTTGGTATTCTGGCCCACGCCGTGTTGTGGTATGGCTGGCGTTATCATCAGGGTAATAAAAAACGCTCTATTGTCGCGATGTTTTTAGCAGGGGGCTGGGGTTTATTGCTGGCGACCCCTGTGGTTTTTCCTTCGTTTGGTTTGGACTGGTTCCCTTATCCTATGCTGCTGTTGCCAAGCTATCCGGTATTGCTGGTCTATGGCGTGGTGCGTTACCAGATGCTGGCGGTGAATGCGCTGGCGAACAGAGCTTTGCTCTGGCTGGTGATGTCCTTGTTATTGCTGTTACTGATGGCTTTGGTCAGCTCCGTTTTTGGGCAATTAGGTATGAAGGCGCTGGCCAGTGTACCGGGCTGGCAGCTATGGCTTTACTCCAGTCTGGTGTTATTACTTACCGCCGCCTGTTACCGGCCTGTCGCTAAACTGGCCGAACGCTTAATTTACCCTGGTGCCACTTTGGATCAGGCGTTGATCAATACCTGGCGTCAGCAATTGGCACAGTGTCAGAATTGGACAGTGTTAAGTGAAACAGCAGCTGAACTGTTATCTACTGCGCTGAAGCAAAAAGTACAAGTGCAATTGCCTGCAGCAACGGCAGGCCGAGTGACTGATGGGGTTGCAGACGCACGTCAGCTGCATATTCGCTGTTATACCCAACGAGGCCAATGGCAGGTGGAATTACTGGGCTGGGATGATATGACGCCCGGCATTCGTTTAATGGCGCAGGTATTTGGTTCTTTGCTTGGCAGTAGCTGTGAGCTACTGGCGCAGTCACTGCAACTGGCCGAAGCCGAAAAACAACAACTGTCGCAGCAACATCTGGTCGAAATGGGGGCTTTAGCGGCTTCGATGGCGCATGAGTTGCGTAACCCGTTGAATATTATCTCTATGGCATCCGCTGGTGTTGATGCTGAATTGCGGGGCCATATTCAGCAGCAACTGAAAAGAGCCGATCGGCTGATTTCCGATATGCTGGTGTACTCAGGCCGCTTGCAGTTGCAATACAGCCAGATTGAGCTGGAGCCTTTACTGCAAAGCTTGTTGCAGCAGTTTGACTGGCAGCAGGTCAAACTGGAGCTGAAGGTTCCATCTGGTTTGATGCTGAAGGCCGACCAGCACAGAGTGCAGCAAGTGTTCTTAAATCTGTTTGATAATGCCAACGCATTTTTACGTAATCAGGCCGATGCAACCTTGAGCGTCGACGTGACATTAATAGGGGATGTTATCCAGGTACGGGTGCATAACAATGGTCCTGCTTTGGATATCAGCTTAACCACTGAACAACTATTCCGGCCTTTTATCAGCAAACGCAGTGGCGGCAGCGGCTTAGGCTTAGCCATAGTGAAACGTATTATGGATGCCCACCAGGGCCAGATCTGCTTCCGCACTGATCTGGGCTGGCCTGTCAGTTTTGAACTTTTGTTTCCAAAGGATACCCCAGATGTTTAA
- a CDS encoding winged helix-turn-helix domain-containing protein, which translates to MRQVELLDLVVEPDSYKVYRVLGSDRQEIDLPKLSFELLMYLIEHAGKVCTVEQITAAVWKNTIVSSETITQRITLLRKALDDDPKQPTYIESVRGRGYRLLVKPIELSAVTQKRFSFRVPVVVVALLSIAVGLYWMLNQETQVSDTAAINTEVQASNPVELLIERGNYYFSTGQGDNTNRSIELFSEALKLEPNNQAALIGLSLALSKSVCRYSQPAELAMEAKQYALQALALNGSDSDKSKAQAAVAYAWDCLGSLDQALAAYMLSTQLDAKNYASMGSAAHLLETKGELIQAYDLTVKAKQLQPNNHMADLQISRIFELLNFSSKAQLNYQELFVLYPDNVFINEAYPRFLYFQGRFTEAKSEIEKVLKRDIKRHEVFAYYAELVWLLEGKEKALPWFKAAAEVSTGTSYPNSLVQILNNQLTAQEAIERLSSIEETVERGDSWPINYIEASLIALWAVKDQNAALGYLQKAIQLGYLNSEYLALSPLFAALKERPEFYQLIDDINQRREKMHQEFLEAYPPPEA; encoded by the coding sequence ATGCGGCAAGTGGAATTACTGGATTTAGTTGTAGAACCTGACTCATACAAAGTGTACCGCGTGCTGGGATCAGATAGGCAAGAGATTGACCTGCCCAAGCTCTCCTTTGAACTCCTGATGTATTTGATTGAGCATGCCGGAAAAGTCTGCACTGTCGAGCAAATAACAGCGGCTGTCTGGAAAAATACTATTGTAAGCAGCGAGACCATTACTCAACGTATTACCTTATTGAGAAAGGCGCTGGATGATGACCCGAAACAGCCTACCTACATTGAGTCGGTGCGTGGCCGGGGCTATCGTTTATTGGTAAAACCCATAGAGCTGTCAGCCGTGACGCAAAAAAGGTTTTCGTTCAGAGTGCCAGTTGTAGTAGTTGCGCTATTGAGCATTGCTGTAGGGCTTTATTGGATGCTGAATCAAGAAACACAAGTTTCAGATACAGCCGCTATCAATACTGAAGTTCAGGCCAGCAATCCGGTTGAGTTACTGATCGAGCGTGGAAATTATTACTTCAGCACAGGGCAGGGCGACAATACCAACAGATCTATAGAGTTATTCAGCGAAGCACTCAAACTTGAGCCAAACAATCAGGCTGCGCTTATTGGCTTAAGTTTAGCGCTGAGTAAATCGGTTTGCAGATACAGTCAGCCTGCTGAGCTGGCTATGGAAGCCAAACAATATGCTCTGCAAGCGCTCGCACTCAATGGCAGTGACAGTGATAAAAGTAAAGCTCAGGCTGCAGTTGCCTATGCCTGGGATTGTCTTGGCAGTCTCGATCAGGCTTTAGCAGCCTATATGTTATCAACTCAGCTTGATGCGAAAAACTATGCCAGCATGGGTTCGGCAGCGCATTTATTAGAAACCAAAGGCGAGCTTATTCAAGCCTATGATTTAACGGTAAAAGCTAAACAGCTGCAGCCGAATAATCACATGGCCGATTTGCAAATCAGCCGAATTTTTGAACTGCTGAATTTCAGCTCCAAAGCACAACTTAACTATCAGGAGTTGTTTGTGCTTTATCCGGACAACGTCTTTATCAACGAAGCTTATCCACGCTTTTTATATTTTCAGGGCCGTTTTACTGAAGCGAAAAGCGAGATTGAAAAAGTACTGAAACGGGACATTAAGCGCCATGAAGTGTTCGCTTATTATGCTGAGTTGGTCTGGCTGTTAGAGGGAAAAGAAAAGGCTTTGCCTTGGTTTAAAGCCGCAGCAGAAGTGAGCACTGGTACCTCTTATCCAAATAGCCTGGTGCAGATTTTAAATAACCAACTGACAGCGCAAGAGGCTATCGAAAGGTTAAGCAGCATTGAAGAGACAGTAGAGCGTGGTGACAGTTGGCCTATTAACTATATTGAGGCGTCTTTGATTGCTTTATGGGCAGTCAAAGACCAGAACGCTGCGCTGGGTTATCTGCAAAAAGCTATCCAGTTGGGTTACCTGAATAGTGAGTATTTAGCTCTGTCGCCCTTGTTTGCTGCACTGAAAGAGCGGCCAGAGTTTTATCAACTGATTGACGATATAAATCAACGCAGAGAAAAGATGCATCAAGAGTTTCTGGAGGCTTATCCGCCGCCAGAAGCCTGA
- the cydB gene encoding cytochrome d ubiquinol oxidase subunit II, whose amino-acid sequence MELELSLGLFYLLLLGFAILMYVLLDGFDLGMGILYPWFNTDAEHDHLMRSIAHVWDGNETWLVFGGVILFGAFPAAYASIASTFYLPIMLMLIGLIFRGVAFEYRFKSDTSKRYWNTAFAVGSSLAAFCQGLMLGTLVQGVPADFINQSSLSWLSPFSLFCGLAVMAGYALLACCYLVMKSRGELQQKAARYGQRLLLIVMLSMLLVSLWTVWIEPEIRARWFGGWHALWLIPLPLLSVLAARLLFRDLGRVNRSHKAETAVHERHEERPFWLASGLFLLAFVGLLVSVFPYLLPRQLTYMEAAAPDSSLIFMLPGIFIFVPLICAYTLWGYKIFAGKVEDYQEGY is encoded by the coding sequence ATGGAACTGGAACTGAGTTTAGGCCTGTTTTATCTGCTGCTGCTTGGCTTTGCCATTCTGATGTATGTACTGTTGGATGGTTTTGATCTGGGTATGGGCATTCTGTATCCATGGTTTAATACAGACGCAGAACACGACCATTTAATGCGCTCCATTGCACACGTCTGGGATGGCAATGAAACCTGGCTGGTGTTTGGTGGCGTGATTTTATTTGGTGCTTTCCCGGCCGCTTATGCCTCTATCGCCTCGACTTTTTATCTGCCGATTATGCTAATGCTGATAGGTTTGATTTTCCGAGGTGTAGCTTTTGAATACCGTTTTAAATCAGATACTTCAAAGAGATATTGGAATACTGCCTTTGCTGTTGGCTCCAGTCTGGCCGCTTTTTGTCAGGGCCTGATGCTGGGTACTCTGGTGCAAGGTGTACCGGCTGATTTTATTAATCAGTCCAGTTTGAGCTGGCTGAGTCCTTTTAGCTTGTTTTGTGGTTTAGCTGTGATGGCCGGTTATGCACTGCTGGCCTGCTGTTATCTGGTGATGAAAAGCCGTGGTGAGCTGCAACAAAAAGCAGCGCGTTATGGCCAACGTTTATTACTGATTGTGATGTTATCCATGCTGCTGGTCAGCTTATGGACAGTCTGGATTGAGCCGGAAATCCGTGCTCGTTGGTTTGGCGGCTGGCATGCTTTATGGTTAATCCCACTGCCTCTGTTGTCGGTGCTTGCCGCCCGTTTATTATTCCGCGACTTAGGTCGGGTCAACCGCAGCCATAAAGCGGAAACTGCTGTGCATGAACGCCATGAAGAACGGCCTTTCTGGCTGGCGTCTGGATTATTCCTGCTGGCCTTTGTTGGTTTACTGGTCAGCGTATTCCCTTACCTGTTACCACGCCAACTGACCTATATGGAAGCCGCAGCGCCAGATAGCAGTTTGATCTTTATGTTGCCTGGCATCTTCATTTTTGTGCCGCTGATTTGCGCCTATACGTTGTGGGGCTACAAAATTTTCGCCGGTAAAGTGGAAGATTATCAGGAGGGCTATTGA
- a CDS encoding cytochrome ubiquinol oxidase subunit I, with protein MELDVSILSRIQFAFTVSFHIIFPSITIGLATLIAIWEGLWLKTGNPQYLQLAKFWIKPFAITFGMGVVSGIVLSYEFGTNFSKFSEIAGAVLGPLMAYEVLTAFFLEAGFLGVMLFGWQRVSAKMHFFATVTVAIGTWISAFWIIAANSWMQTPQGHQIVDGKFEVVSWLEVIFNPSMPYRLVHMLLAAFITATFVVMATHAWYLRKGQHKEFGRKGLSMMLWFALVLTPLQAWVGDLHGLNVKEHQPVKLAAMEGIWAEKEANVPLLLFALPDMKAEKNHYEVAVPGVASLILTHDWQGELQGLKSVPAADRPNVPMVFFSFRIMVGLGMLMIGVAVLGAYLRWRGTLYQSNWFLWPVSFMAPTGVIAVLAGWYVVEIGRQPWIIYGLVRTSEIVSPLPAERVLFSLTLFVLTYSLLFGVYLYFMRKLIKKGPAPIEHLEQQRIGVKASGYALSFTKALATDADATSTKGAN; from the coding sequence ATGGAACTTGATGTCAGTATCCTCTCGCGTATCCAGTTTGCCTTTACCGTAAGCTTCCATATTATTTTTCCGTCCATCACCATAGGTTTAGCCACGCTGATTGCGATTTGGGAAGGCTTATGGCTGAAAACCGGTAACCCACAGTACCTGCAACTGGCCAAGTTCTGGATCAAACCTTTTGCTATTACCTTTGGTATGGGGGTGGTGTCCGGCATAGTGCTGTCGTACGAATTTGGCACCAACTTCTCTAAATTCTCTGAAATCGCAGGTGCTGTGCTTGGACCTCTGATGGCTTACGAAGTGCTGACTGCATTTTTCCTGGAAGCGGGCTTTTTAGGTGTCATGCTATTTGGCTGGCAACGCGTCAGCGCAAAAATGCACTTTTTCGCCACAGTCACAGTAGCTATAGGTACCTGGATCTCCGCTTTCTGGATTATCGCTGCCAACTCCTGGATGCAAACCCCACAAGGTCATCAGATTGTCGACGGTAAATTTGAAGTCGTCAGCTGGCTTGAAGTCATTTTTAATCCCTCTATGCCCTACCGTTTAGTGCATATGCTGCTGGCTGCTTTTATCACTGCCACTTTTGTCGTAATGGCTACTCATGCCTGGTATTTACGTAAGGGCCAGCATAAAGAATTTGGCCGCAAAGGTTTGTCGATGATGTTGTGGTTCGCTTTAGTACTGACACCACTGCAAGCCTGGGTAGGTGACTTACATGGTTTAAATGTGAAAGAACATCAACCGGTGAAACTGGCAGCGATGGAAGGGATCTGGGCAGAAAAAGAAGCTAATGTGCCACTGCTGCTGTTTGCTTTACCCGATATGAAAGCTGAAAAAAACCATTACGAAGTTGCAGTGCCTGGTGTAGCCAGCCTGATTTTAACCCACGACTGGCAGGGCGAACTACAAGGTTTAAAATCAGTTCCGGCGGCCGACAGACCTAATGTGCCTATGGTGTTCTTTAGCTTCCGCATTATGGTCGGTCTTGGCATGCTGATGATAGGTGTTGCAGTGCTGGGCGCTTATCTGCGCTGGCGTGGCACTTTGTATCAAAGCAACTGGTTCCTTTGGCCAGTCAGCTTTATGGCTCCAACAGGTGTTATTGCTGTGTTAGCTGGCTGGTATGTCGTGGAAATTGGTCGTCAGCCCTGGATTATTTATGGTCTGGTGCGTACCAGTGAGATTGTCAGCCCCTTACCTGCTGAACGCGTGCTGTTTTCACTGACCTTGTTTGTCTTGACCTACAGCCTGCTGTTTGGTGTTTATCTGTACTTTATGCGCAAGCTGATCAAAAAAGGTCCGGCCCCTATCGAACATCTGGAACAACAACGTATTGGTGTCAAAGCTTCAGGTTACGCCTTGTCCTTTACCAAAGCTTTAGCGACTGACGCTGATGCAACTTCAACAAAAGGAGCCAACTAA